A single genomic interval of Lucilia cuprina isolate Lc7/37 chromosome 2, ASM2204524v1, whole genome shotgun sequence harbors:
- the LOC111683919 gene encoding cyclin-dependent kinase 8: MDYDFKMKTQKERTKVEDLFNYEGCKVGRGTYGHVYKAKWKETSDGKEYALKQIDGTGLSMSACREIALLRELKHQNVITLIRVFLSHTDRKVFLLIDYAEHDLWHIIKFHRAAKAAKKPVVVPKGMVKSLLYQILDGIHYLHSNWVLHRDLKPANILVMGDGPERGRVKIADMGFARLFNAPLKPLADLDPVVVTFWYRAPELLLGARHYTKAIDIWAIGCIFAELLTSEPIFHCRQEDIKTSNPYHHDQLDRIFNVMGFPQDKDWEDIKKMPEHHTLTKDFKRSSYSTCSLAKYMDRHKIKPDSKAFHLLQRLLLMDPNKRITSEQAMQDPYFQEDPLPTQDVFAGCAIPYPKREFLTDDDQEDKSDTKRQQQQQQQQQQQQQQQQQQQQQQQQHQHEPNSKRVRLSGPGGPQQPQQVHQQQQDFHHQQQQQAAAAAAAAAQQQQQQAAAQQMMFNQQQQNFQQRF; encoded by the coding sequence atggaTTACGATTTCAAAATGAAAACCCAAAAAGAACGCACTAAGGTAGAGGATCTTTTCAACTATGAGGGATGTAAAGTTGGTCGCGGTACCTATGGCCACGTTTACAAGGCTAAATGGAAAGAGACTTCAGATGGTAAGGAATATGCCCTCAAACAGATAGATGGCACCGGTTTGTCGATGTCAGCTTGTCGTGAAATTGCTTTACTAAGAGAATTAAAGCATCAAAATGTTATTACATTGATACGTGTCTTCCTTTCACACACCGACCGTAAAGTGTTCCTTCTAATTGATTATGCTGAACATGATTTGTGgcatattattaaatttcatagaGCAGCTAAGGCTGCCAAAAAACCGGTGGTGGTGCCCAAGGGCATGGTTAAAAGTTTATTGTATCAAATTTTAGATGGCATCCACTATTTGCACAGTAATTGGGTGTTGCATCGTGATTTGAAACCGGCTAATATTTTGGTAATGGGTGATGGCCCCGAAAGGGGTAGAGTTAAAATTGCCGATATGGGTTTTGCACGTTTATTCAATGCTCCTCTAAAACCGTTGGCTGATTTGGATCCTGTGGTAGTTACATTTTGGTATCGTGCTCCAGAATTATTATTGGGTGCTCGACATTACACCAAAGCTATTGATATATGGGCTATTGGTTGCATATTTGCCGAGTTACTGACATCCGAGCCCATTTTTCATTGCCGCCAGGAAGATATTAAAACCAGCAATCCATATCATCATGATCAACTTGATCGTATTTTCAATGTTATGGGATTCCCTCAAGACAAAGATTGGGAGGATATAAAGAAAATGCCTGAACATCATACTCTCACAAAAGACTTTAAACGTTCTTCCTATTCCACTTGCTCTCTGGCCAAGTATATGGATCGTCATAAAATTAAACCCGATAGTAAAGCATTCCATTTGCTACAAAGGCTTTTGCTTATGGATCCCAATAAACGTATTACCTCTGAGCAGGCTATGCAGGATCCTTATTTCCAAGAAGATCCTTTGCCCACACAAGATGTCTTTGCAGGTTGTGCTATACCCTATCCCAAACGTGAATTTCTTACCGATGATGATCAAGAGGATAAGTCCGATACTAAAcgccagcagcaacaacaacaacagcagcaacaacaacagcagcaacaacaacaacagcaacaacaacagcagcaacatcagcATGAACCCAATTCAAAGCGTGTACGTCTTTCAGGACCGGGAGGTCCCCAACAACCACAACAGgttcatcagcaacaacaagacttccatcatcagcagcaacaacaggcggcagctgctgcagcagcggctgctcaacagcaacaacaacaagccgCAGCCCAACAGATGATGTTCAATCAACAGCAACAGAATTTTCAACAACGTTTTTGA
- the LOC124420987 gene encoding component of gems protein 1-like: MPLIKNQTTTAAATTTTTLIDEIDKTTTTTATTQSTHKPKQKANTANNKITTTNGTATTTISNITTTKNHRQQQKQKPLHDITTTLTTTATKRKKHFSNNKHRKHKTSLAKSVPATPVQVNPLTTNHFVPSSPDFYDDHDIDNDDDDDVLYMPPYSYPNCSLDILNADYNFENEFDFNATQQQQQQQQQQPDQEEVEEEEEHFREALADNHPLELQRDIEEDSSSMAMITPPPPYDTPYSKQQQQQQLLSQPYTMYSSSQRYPQHQAAYTAPKAQRSHHTPHTRKYIFNNNREQFNISSSNGNSSSNSIQQQPQSSSLGSTLTNAITPTKLSAAAAAMFAAPQMVQLNRKWSNLHRKRRRRNSSSGDSKELDKLVLQSVDWDENDIY, translated from the coding sequence ATGCCATTAATCAAAaatcaaacaacaacagcagcagcaacaactacaacaactttAATAGATGAAATcgataaaacaacaacaacaacagcaacaacacaatCAACGCATAAGCCGAAACAGAAAGCAAACACtgccaataataaaataacaacaacaaatggaaCTGCTACAACTACTATTTCTAAtattacaacaactaaaaaccatagacaacaacaaaaacaaaagccgTTACATGACATAACCACAACATTGACAACAACagctacaaaaagaaaaaaacattttagcaacaacaaacataGAAAACATAAAACCTCGTTGGCTAAATCCGTTCCTGCCACACCTGTACAAGTAAATCCCTTAACAACGAATCATTTTGTGCCATCCTCACCAGATTTTTACGATGATCATGAtattgataatgatgatgacgatgatgtgcTCTACATGCCACCCTATTCATATCCTAATTGttctttagatattttaaatgcAGACTATAACTTTGAAAATGAATTCGATTTTAATGCCAcccagcaacagcagcagcaacagcaacaacagcctGATCAAGAGGAAGTTGAGGAAGAGGAGGAGCATTTTCGTGAAGCTTTAGCCGATAATCATCCTTTAGAATTGCAACGTGATATTGAAGAGGACTCCTCTTCTATGGCCATGATAACACCGCCACCACCCTATGATACACCCTACAgtaaacaacagcagcagcaacaactgtTGTCACAACCCTATACCATGTATTCGTCCTCTCAACGCTATCCTCAACATCAAGCTGCCTATACAGCACCCAAAGCACAACGTTCTCATCACACCCCACACACCCGcaaatatattttcaacaacAATCGCGAACAATTCAATATCAGCTCCTCGAATGGcaattctagttctaattcCATACAACAACAGCCTCAATCCTCGTCACTGGGCAGTACACTCACCAATGCCATTACGCCCACAAAATTAAGTGCAGCTGCGGCTGCCATGTTTGCGGCCCCACAAATGGTTCAACTAAATCGTAAATGGTCGAATTTGCATCGTAAACGTCGACGACGTAACAGTAGTTCGGGTGATTCAAAGGAATTAGATAAACTAGTCTTGCAGTCCGTAGATTGGGATGAAAATGATATTTATTGA